A genomic region of Zygotorulaspora mrakii chromosome 7, complete sequence contains the following coding sequences:
- the RTF1 gene encoding RNA polymerase-associated protein (similar to Saccharomyces cerevisiae RTF1 (YGL244W); ancestral locus Anc_3.567) → MSDIEEDLLALAGADEEEEDEDEVLTTSSKRTKTDIPSNSKRRRIEVERDEEEEEEEEEEEEDDYNPAAVGSSTNVDDTEEEEEEPNPFPLEGKYKDEKDRSYLESLPEMERETLLFERSQAMQKYKDRQLFRQRGRNLKEQQRNRLQQVNTKTRTSSRASHITGHSDLKTSKLSQLRRQREKKSQNRRYSDEEEEEEEEEEEEEEYSKYDGSDYEEEDYNPLDRKSQTAKEEYEEVEWAEDELERETELSDFNKAKIGRSFAAKFCFYPGFNDVIKGNYGRVNVGMDKRSGQNLYRMVKIEKVFLQKPYNMGKFFTNQYFGVTQGKDRKVFQMSFFSDGPISQQEYERYIKALGGANITKPSVYSLSNKVKEVNAFVSQPLTDKLTDDIIRNRMLFNKKLSGSNAVLEKTVLKEKLQYAVETYNERDIAKYSTQLKNFERRLLSYEKHHENDQSGIKKLGALTSKNRKLNMDRIRNAESNKKEDVQLDSKSDPFSRLKTRTKVYYQEIQEEENEKAKTIAQQKQLDEDQETALKKKREQLSAQFRRFGGLEKIIGSIELPFTFDV, encoded by the coding sequence ATGTCAGACATTGAGGAGGATTTACTAGCTTTAGCAGGTGCtgatgaggaggaggaagatgagGACGAGGTTCTCACAACCTCTTCAAAAAGGACAAAGACAGATATTCCATCCAACtcgaaaagaagaagaatagAGGTGGAACGCgacgaggaagaagaggaggaagaggaggaagaggaggaggatGATTACAACCCCGCTGCTGTGGGATCTTCGACAAATGTCGATGAtactgaagaagaagaggaggagCCCAACCCATTTCCGTTGGAAGGCAAATACAAAGACGAAAAAGATCGGAGTTACCTGGAGTCCTTACCAGAAATGGAGCGTGAAACCTTACTCTTTGAGAGATCTCAAGCTATGCAAAAGTATAAGGATCGCCAATTGTTTAGACAGCGTGGCAGAAATCTAAAAGAACAACAGAGAAATCGTCTGCAGCAAGTGAACACGAAGACACGTACTTCTTCCAGAGCTTCTCATATTACAGGCCATTCTGATTTGAAGACTTCGAAATTATCACAGCTGAGAAGACAAagggaaaagaagagcCAGAACCGTCGTTACAGcgatgaggaagaagaagaagaagaagaagaagaagaggaagaggagtACTCCAAATACGATGGAAGCGAttatgaagaagaggattATAATCCACTGGACAGAAAGAGTCAGactgcaaaagaagagtACGAAGAAGTTGAATGGGCCGAAGATGAGCTGGAGAGAGAAACCGAGCTTTCTGATTTCAACAAGGCCAAAATCGGGCGCTCTTTTGCTGCCAAATTTTGCTTTTACCCTGGTTTCAATGATGTGATCAAGGGAAACTATGGAAGAGTCAACGTTGGCATGGATAAAAGATCGGGTCAAAATCTTTACAGAATGGTCAAAATAGAAAAGGTGTTTTTACAAAAACCATACAATATGGGAAAATTCTTTACGAACCAGTACTTTGGTGTAACCCAGGGTAAAGATCGTAAGGTTTTCCAAATGAGCTTTTTCAGCGATGGACCAATATCCCAACAGGAATACGAGCGATACATAAAAGCACTTGGAGGTGCGAATATAACTAAGCCGTCCGTGTACTCTCTGAGTAATAAAGTGAAGGAAGTTAATGCATTCGTGTCGCAACCGTTGACTGATAAACTGACAGATGACATAATTCGTAATAGAatgcttttcaataaaaaacTGTCGGGGTCGAATGCTGTTTTGGAGAAGACGGTGTTGAAGGAAAAGTTGCAATACGCTGTCGAAACATATAATGAAAGGGATATCGCTAAATACTCAACCCAGTTGAAAAACTTCGAGAGGAGGCTTTTATCGTATGAAAAACACCACGAAAATGATCAAAGTGGCATCAAGAAACTAGGTGCCTTAACTTCGAAAAACAGGAAGTTGAATATGGACAGAATTAGAAACGCTGAGAGTAACAAGAAGGAAGACGTTCAACTTGATTCGAAGAGTGATCCTTTTAGTAGATTGAAGACGAGAACAAAAGTCTATTATCAGGAGATTCAAGAGgaagagaatgaaaaggCCAAAACTATTGCACAACAGAAACAGCTCGACgaagatcaagaaacagctctgaaaaagaagcggGAACAACTATCGGCACAATTTAGACGATTTGGTGGCTTGGAGAAGATTATTGGAAGTATAGAACTTCCATTTACTTTCGATGTATAA
- the RMD8 gene encoding Rmd8p (similar to Saccharomyces cerevisiae RMD8 (YFR048W); ancestral locus Anc_3.568), translating into MSYKSVNKDGFRNDGNLVMSKRSPSILVTDSRSSKKRMSAPFAGHAAGVRNRDGSSDSREFQSLAGTSSSKRRAAGRFSEISVDNILSDTSDVPSGKREERQSVSSTDRSPLADKLRSLAYSKMINPLPPRTSKTSQKLVLIPEDASDGRESITGSFGKKKSTTSLKVHNDRSVSSRKEHKLARITAYNVAEGLNLKLMSKFLKTTHEVSPRLYDECLYVAYTLPLLQGKDGFRVKSNISKKVVGGKTLIDKLIDTSEQRDHHYEYYSGVETPEDISNAYELDPNAVQLESDLSTIPNHLPNHSGYQDGFDPSEPQFFAEETPVEQELREKKERLTYNSTIERSSNERGNHQHAEIFIFRYGVIVFWNFTEMQEKNILGDIAFADYKNLVMRPLDEQDIEREQFHFDYDKDTERPRIFNDIVTLRSGDHIIELTLSHAIAQSSKLSRFESRITPILTSVTKLPKRLALYGTLGLKREQLLKKSGKLFKLRVDVNLSSSILDTPEFFWSFEPSLHPLYVAMREYLEIDQRVQVLNDRCKVFLEFFDICVDSVAERNMARVTWWFIIAIIIGVAFSLAEILVRYIIIHGR; encoded by the coding sequence ATGAGTTACAAATCGGTGAACAAGGATGGATTCAGAAACGACGGGAATTTAGTGATGTCCAAAAGGTCACCTTCTATTTTGGTGACCGACTCCCGTTCCTctaagaaaagaatgagtGCACCATTTGCTGGGCATGCGGCAGGAGTGCGAAATCGAGATGGATCGAGTGACTCTCGTGAATTCCAATCTCTTGCAGGcacttcttcatctaaaAGAAGAGCTGCTGGTAGATTTAGTGAGATTTCAGTAGATAATATTCTTTCTGACACATCCGACGTTCCATCGGGTAAAAGAGAAGAGCGACAGTCAGTATCCTCAACGGATCGAAGTCCGTTAGCGGATAAGCTGCGGTCACTGGCCTACTCCAAGATGATTAACCCGCTTCCTCCTCGAACGTCCAAGACTTCCCAAAAATTAGTTCTGATTCCTGAGGATGCCAGTGATGGAAGAGAATCTATAACAGGATCCtttggcaaaaaaaagtcaacaACCTCTTTGAAAGTGCACAATGATAGAAGCGTATCAAGCCGTAAGGAACATAAACTTGCTCGAATAACGGCTTACAATGTTGCGGAAGGTTTAAATTTAAAATTGATGTCCAAATTCCTGAAAACTACGCACGAAGTGTCGCCAAGACTTTACGATGAATGTCTCTATGTCGCCTACACTCTACCTCTTTTGCAGGGCAAAGATGGTTTTCGGGTCAAATCGAATATCTCCAAAAAAGTTGTTGGAGGAAAGACTCTAATTGATAAGCTGATCGACACAAGTGAACAAAGGGACCATCATTATGAGTACTACTCTGGTGTTGAAACCCCGGAAGATATTAGTAACGCATACGAACTTGATCCTAACGCCGTACAATTGGAAAGTGATCTCAGCACCATACCGAACCACTTACCGAATCACTCAGGTTATCAGGATGGTTTTGATCCCAGTGAGCCACAATTTTTTGCGGAAGAAACTCCGGTTGAACAGGAACTAagggaaaagaaggaacGTCTCACTTACAATTCAACCATCGAGCGCAGTTCAAATGAACGTGGGAACCATCAGCACGCAgaaatcttcatttttcgATATGGAGTGATTgttttttggaatttcaCTGAAATGcaggaaaagaatatattgGGAGATATTGCTTTTGCTGATTACAAGAACCTAGTGATGAGGCCTTTGGATGAGCAAGATATAGAAAGGGAGCagtttcattttgattATGACAAGGATACCGAGAGACCCAGGATTTTCAACGATATTGTAACTTTAAGATCTGGCGATCATATAATAGAGCTCACGCTGTCTCATGCCATTGCACAATCTTCGAAGCTTTCCCGGTTTGAGTCTAGAATAACACCTATACTTACTTCAGTAACCAAACTTCCTAAACGGCTTGCTCTTTACGGTACATTGGGCCTTAAGCGAGAGCAactattaaaaaaatctggTAAACTATTCAAATTGAGGGTTGATGTTAATCTCTCATCAAGCATATTAGACACACCCGAGTTCTTTTGGAGTTTTGAACCGAGCTTACATCCTCTGTACGTTGCTATGCGAGAGTACTTGGAGATTGACCAACGGGTGCAAGTATTGAATGACCGTTGCAAAGTATTTTTGGAATTCTTCGATATTTGTGTCGATTCAGTGGCCGAACGTAATATGGCAAGAGTTACATGGTGGTTTATTATCGCAATCATAATTGGAGTGGCCTTTTCACTTGCTGAAATACTAGTACGATACATAATTATTCATGGTAGGTAA
- the GUS1 gene encoding glutamate--tRNA ligase GUS1 (similar to Saccharomyces cerevisiae GUS1 (YGL245W); ancestral locus Anc_3.569): MLVINGKAPVVAYSEIIAARIVNGVNAGAIKIEFVDDKKASPAVFNDDSSEVFNKIIKDFPDAFSQGFNEEVSNWIKISREDLVIKNFQKLAQSLEKLDTALNLKTFVLGGLDYSPADIACWGALRSNGMVGSIIKNKVYVNVSRWYTLLELDPAFGGAHEFLSKSLQDLKKASNVGKKKEGHKANFEIDLQDAKVGEVVTRFPPEPSGYLHIGHAKAALLNQYFAQEYKGKLIVRFDDTNPSKEKEEFQDSILEDLDLLGIKGDKITYSSDYFQEMYDLCIQMIKEGKAYCDDTPTEKMREERMDGIASARRDRSVEENLKLFTQEMKNGTEEGLKNCVRAKIDYKALNKTLRDPVIYRCNLTPHHRTGTEWKVYPTYDFCVPIVDALEGVTHALRTIEYRDRNAQYDWMLNALNLRKVHIWDFARVNFVRTLLSKRKLQWMVDKNLVSNWDDPRFPTVRGVRRRGMTVEGLKNFVLSQGPSRNVINLEWNLIWAFNKKVIDPIAPRLTAVVNPVKIHLEGDDVPKFPKTELKPKHKKNPDVGTKKVIYSSDIVIDKDDADVLEVNEEVTLMDWGNVIITKKNPDGSMVAKLHLEGDFKKTKYKLTWLADTADSVKVDLVDFDHLINKDKLEDDDSFEDFLTEQTEFHTDSIADLNVKDLKVGDIIQFERKGYYRLDALPKDGKPYVFFTIPDGKAVNKYGAKK, encoded by the coding sequence ATGTTAGTAATAAATGGTAAGGCACCGGTCGTGGCCTACTCAGAGATAATTGCTGCCCGCATTGTCAATGGTGTAAACGCTGGTGCGATCAAGATTGAATTTGTAGATGATAAAAAAGCTTCTCCAGCTGTATTCAATGATGATTCCAGTGAGGTATTTAATAAGATAATCAAGGACTTCCCAGATGCTTTCTCTCAAGGCTTCAATGAAGAAGTGAGCAACTGGATCAAAATTTCCCGCGAAGATTTAGTCATCAAgaactttcaaaagctgGCTCAATCGCTGGAGAAACTAGATACTGCGCTGAACTTGAAGACTTTCGTGTTAGGTGGATTGGATTACTCACCTGCTGATATCGCCTGCTGGGGTGCTTTGAGATCCAATGGAATGGTGGGATCAATTATTAAAAACAAGGTGTACGTTAACGTTTCACGTTGGTATACATTACTTGAGCTTGACCCAGCTTTTGGAGGTGCTCACGAATTCTTATCCAAGTCATTGcaagatttaaaaaaggCTTCCAATGTaggtaaaaaaaaagagggACACAAGGctaattttgaaattgatttgCAAGATGCCAAAGTAGGGGAAGTTGTTACTCGTTTCCCTCCTGAGCCTTCTGGATATCTACATATTGGTCATGCAAAAGCGGCTTTGCTTAATCAGTACTTTGCTCAAGAATACAAGGGTAAACTTATTGTTAGGTTCGATGATACCAATCCTTcaaaggagaaagaagaatttcaagattcTATCTTGGAAGATTTAGACCTGTTAGGTATTAAAGGTGATAAAATCACTTACTCATCTGATTATTTCCAAGAAATGTATGATCTGTGTATTCAGATGATTAAAGAAGGGAAGGCATACTGTGACGATACACCAACTGAGAAAATGAGGGAAGAACGTATGGATGGTATTGCATCCGCTAGAAGAGACCGTTCAGTTGAAGAGAATTTAAAACTCTTCActcaagaaatgaaaaatggtacTGAGGAAGGATTGAAAAACTGTGTTCGTGCTAAGATCGACTATAAAGCTTTGAACAAAACTCTGAGAGATCCTGTTATTTATAGATGTAATTTAACCCCTCACCATAGAACGGGGACTGAGTGGAAAGTTTACCCAACTTATGATTTCTGTGTCCCTATTGTTGATGCTTTAGAAGGCGTGACACATGCTTTACGTACTATTGAGTACAGAGACCGTAACGCTCAATACGACTGGATGCTCAATGCTTtaaatttgagaaaagttCATATCTGGGATTTTGCTCGTGTAAACTTCGTTAGAACTCTGCTGTCCAAGAGAAAGCTACAATGGATGGTTGACAAGAATCTTGTCTCCAACTGGGATGATCCAAGATTCCCAACGGTTAGAGGTGTAAGAAGAAGAGGTATGACAGTGGAAGGTTTAAAGAACTTTGTTTTGTCTCAGGGCCCCTCCAGAAATGTCATTAATTTGGAATGGAATTTGATCTGGGCTTTCAATAAGAAAGTGATTGATCCTATCGCTCCAAGATTGACTGCTGTTGTTAACCCAGTAAAGATTCATTTGGAAGGCGATGATGTTCCTAAATTTCCTAAGACTGAATTGAAACCCAAACACAAGAAGAATCCAGACGTTGGTACAAAAAAGGTCATCTACTCAAGCGATATTGTCATTGACAAGGATGATGCCGACGTTCTTGAAGTAAATGAGGAGGTCACACTGATGGACTGGGGAAACGTCATCATCACAAAGAAAAACCCAGATGGCTCAATGGTTGCGAAATTACACTTAGAGggtgatttcaaaaagaccAAGTATAAGTTAACATGGTTGGCTGATACAGCAGATTCTGTTAAGGTTGATTTGGTTGACTTTGACCACTTAATCAATAAAGACAAGTTGGAAGATGATGATAGCTTTGAAGATTTCCTTACTGAACAAACAGAGTTTCATACTGATTCCATTGCTGATTTGAACGTTAAAGACTTGAAGGTCGGTGACATCATTCAGTTTGAAAGGAAGGGCTATTACAGGCTAGATGCTTTGCCAAAAGACGGTAAGCCATATGTATTCTTCACAATTCCAGATGGTAAAGCAGTAAATAAGTATGGTGCTAAGAAATGA
- the RAI1 gene encoding decapping nuclease (similar to Saccharomyces cerevisiae RAI1 (YGL246C); ancestral locus Anc_3.570) has protein sequence MVVTANLFVKQRGSTTALKQPKEFSTYSRTSEDQFFIDDDRNLRYYYLPDAAMDSRPDLASGVKKMKDKTFPDPCTLHGLLKAIKSNEERKQKSVKADIITFRGIIRKLISTAFDSPSFNPVNLRIVSFDGQLFIKDVFSSDVELKSKEADAKACFSGYKFESLATLPQPLPYVTRELLEKRPKRIVNSGEEFISVVRTGVGSTKLILGAEIDCVFDFKEEGKDNLKHYAELKCTGTVTNAAQARKFERKIFKTWLQCFLVGIPRIIYGFRDEKYILKSIEEFSTDEVPLLLKSNNPALCSACIDAIKWYGAFTEWLLKTIPRDSPSEIKAYMLVFENNHLRLTEIEQGHEEYDGLVKGEVVLSQEFREWRKSLA, from the coding sequence ATGGTGGTAACGGCAAACCTTTTCGTAAAGCAACGTGGCAGTACTACCGCCTTAAAACAGCCCAAGGAATTCTCAACGTACTCAAGGACGTCGGAGGATCAGTTCTTTATTGATGATGACAGGAACCTGAGATATTACTACCTTCCTGATGCAGCAATGGACTCAAGACCAGACTTGGCATCAGgagtgaaaaagatgaaggACAAGACGTTTCCAGATCCTTGTACGCTACATGGATTACTAAAAGCGATCAAGAGCAATGAGGAGCGCAAACAGAAAAGTGTCAAGGCGGATATTATCACATTTAGGGGGATAATAAGGAAACTGATTTCTACCGCGTTTGATAGTCCGTCATTCAATCCTGTAAATCTCCGGATTGTCTCATTTGATGGCCAATTGTTCATAAAGGACGTATTCTCCTCAGATGTGGAGTTGAAATCGAAAGAGGCAGATGCCAAAGCATGCTTTTCCGGATACAAGTTTGAAAGTCTGGCTACCTTGCCTCAACCTTTACCGTATGTCACTAGGGAATTATTGGAAAAGAGGCCTAAACGAATTGTCAATAGTGGAGAGGAATTTATTTCAGTCGTAAGAACTGGTGTAGGAAGCACTAAACTTATCCTTGGTGCTGAAATAGATTGCGTATTTGATTTTAAAGAGGAGGGTAAAGATAACTTAAAACACTATGCCGAACTGAAATGCACAGGAACTGTAACAAATGCTGCACAAGCGCGAAAATTCGAAAGGAAAATCTTTAAAACATGGCTTCAATGCTTTTTAGTGGGTATTCCAAGAATTATATATGGTTTCAGGGATGAGAAATATATTCTTAAGTCAATTGAAGAGTTTTCTACCGATGAAGTTCCATTActattgaaatcaaataatCCTGCTCTTTGTTCTGCATGCATAGATGCGATCAAATGGTACGGTGCTTTCACCGAATGGCTTTTAAAGACTATACCTAGGGACTCACCATCAGAAATCAAGGCTTACATGCTGGTGTTTGAGAATAACCATTTAAGATTGACGGAGATTGAACAAGGACATGAGGAATATGATGGCCTTGTAAAAGGCGAAGTTGTTCTGAGCCAAGAATTTAGAGAGTGGCGAAAATCCCTTGCATAG
- a CDS encoding aldo/keto reductase, with amino-acid sequence MKFVIPTLTIRSTGSAIPIIGFGAGTQWRIAKTTGDTKGQFIDQLTSQIELAIETGFNHIDTAEVYHTHAEVGKGLERYHSIRDQLWVIDKYFPQSWKWHGLNGPLECIQKSLKTTNLDYYDLYMLHSSDITKETAGLELEEAWKQMEEILDKKLARNIGVSNFTIDDLERIKASCRTMPVINQIEFNPYLQEQSLGIIEYCHANNIIIEAYSPLTPLSRARPGPLDRVLPELETKYNKTETQILLRWAIQRGVVVLTTSSKEHRLKEILGALDFELSDDDVELISQVGSEKHYQWCQKEIFDEYKSRKNK; translated from the coding sequence ATGAAGTTCGTCATTCCCACTTTAACGATCAGATCAACGGGCTCTGCGATCCCAATCATAGGATTTGGTGCAGGCACTCAATGGAGAATCGCCAAGACTACAGGTGATACAAAGGGTCAATTCATAGACCAATTGACCTCTCAAATTGAACTTGCAATCGAGACCGGATTCAATCATATTGATACGGCTGAGGTGTATCATACCCACGCGGAAGTTGGTAAGGGACTCGAGCGTTACCACTCTATAAGAGATCAGCTGTGGGTCATTGATAAATACTTCCCGCAGTCGTGGAAATGGCATGGCCTTAATGGTCCACTTGAGTGCATTCAAAAGTCTTTGAAAACTACGAACTTAGATTATTACGATCTCTACATGCTACATAGTTCCGATATTACAAAAGAAACTGCTGGCCTTGAACTCGAAGAAGCTTGGAAGCAAATGGAGGAAATTCTTGACAAAAAGTTAGCTAGGAATATTGGCGTCTCAAATTTCACAATAGACGATCTCGAAAGGATCAAGGCGTCTTGTAGAACAATGCCGGTCATCAATCAGATAGAATTCAATCCGTATCTACAAGAGCAATCTCTAGGTATTATAGAATACTGTCACGCTAATAACATCATCATAGAAGCTTATTCCCCACTGACTCCGTTATCCCGTGCTAGACCAGGCCCGTTAGACAGAGTTTTACCCGAGTTAGAGacaaaatataataaaacGGAGACACAAATTTTATTGAGATGGGCCATTCAACGCGGTGTTGTTGTGCTGACCACGTCATCCAAGGAACATCGATTGAAAGAGATATTAGGTGCGCTGGATTTCGAATTAAGCGATGATGATGTTGAACTAATTTCCCAGGTAGGTTCCGAAAAACATTATCAGTGGTGTCAAAAGGAGATTTTTGATGAGTACAagtcaagaaaaaataagtAA
- the BRR6 gene encoding Brr6p (similar to Saccharomyces cerevisiae BRR6 (YGL247W); ancestral locus Anc_3.571) produces MVVEKREIVERGLTATAVAVPESVGKRHVSEVVDGRAEAAEKVAEGELRARDPRIWAAYLQLAFNASLLLVALFLVFEFIVTVRNDVKHKLRAQMVASLTRIGKCQKNYDDNGCLPDTMVPALDRLCDEWLHCMQQDSRELHLYQSGRLWAETLAEILNSFVEPISLRSILVIVSSACVLVMVTNVAFRFYPVHYF; encoded by the coding sequence ATGGTAGTGGAAAAACGGGAGATAGTTGAGAGGGGTCTGACAGCTACGGCAGTAGCGGTCCCAGAGTCTGTTGGGAAAAGACACGTAAGTGAGGTTGTGGATGGGCGCGCTGAGGCTGCAGAGAAGGTCGCCGAGGGCGAGCTTAGAGCTCGCGATCCGCGAATCTGGGCTGCATATTTGCAACTGGCTTTCAATGCCAGTCTGCTCTTGGTGGCGCTCTTTCTTGTATTTGAGTTCATCGTTACAGTGAGGAACGATGTGAAACACAAGCTGCGCGCCCAGATGGTAGCAAGCCTCACgagaattggaaaatgtCAGAAGAATTACGATGATAATGGGTGCTTGCCTGATACAATGGTGCCCGCGTTGGATCGACTATGTGACGAATGGTTGCACTGCATGCAGCAGGACTCTCGTGAGCTGCATCTGTATCAGTCCGGGAGGCTTTGGGCGGAAACACTGGCAGAAATCCTCAACTCATTTGTGGAGCCAATCAGCTTAAGGTCAATTTTGGTAATAGTGAGCAGTGCATGCGTTCTGGTGATGGTCACGAATGTCGCTTTTAGATTTTACCCTGTGCACTATTTCTAA
- the KGD4 gene encoding alpha-ketoglutarate dehydrogenase subunit KGD4 (similar to Saccharomyces cerevisiae YMR31 (YFR049W); ancestral locus Anc_3.572), protein MRPTVTKLARAYTPMIKFVGGKHPIIEHSGAIKAHPCSLGGLLPGSKDCVPVSEFLRNQRPFEVIPYKNANRPQKVKSSKSVSAGASKSQYDFVHRPLKDNEVSSISQLPARFRFKPIGELESETINNGGAL, encoded by the coding sequence ATGAGGCCCACAGTGACGAAATTGGCAAGGGCATACACACCGATGATCAAGTTTGTTGGTGGTAAGCACCCTATTATTGAGCATTCCGGAGCTATTAAAGCGCATCCATGCTCTTTGGGGGGTTTGCTACCTGGTTCGAAGGACTGTGTTCCGGTGTCTGAATTCTTGAGGAATCAAAGACCATTTGAAGTGATTCCTTATAAGAACGCTAATAGGCCCCAGAAAGTCAAGTCCTCAAAGAGCGTTTCGGCGGGTGCCTCAAAATCGCAGTACGATTTTGTTCATAGGCCGCTGAAAGATAATGAAGTCAGCTCAATTTCACAGTTACCTGCGAGATTTAGATTCAAGCCTATAGGTGAATTGGAATCGGAGACGATCAATAACGGTGGCGCCTTGTGA
- the PDE1 gene encoding 3',5'-cyclic-nucleotide phosphodiesterase PDE1 (similar to Saccharomyces cerevisiae PDE1 (YGL248W); ancestral locus Anc_3.573) — translation MYSFELTILGASGGPEGGVTQCFMVRPSGTRGVESICVDGGAGAGQITRMIARYGPYANPDMVESFYANDVEPAAKFFDAYSNMEFGLPSHITTYLENKEGLCNTRMKAIEIYNGIKEYYVTHAHLDHISEMVLNSPLAYEDNPSLASKKIWGLDFTVEALKKHLFNDLVWPDLVSDNERFQLGTLKDLKSHRCSVFPQWDIIPLQVNHGHGAVLTMKRVYSTVYLFRDRETKNCLLVCGDIEADFSLGAEKSLFCRLLKYIAGHVDQGKLRGIVIECSSSMSTDESQLYGHLSPVHLVDALVRLQNMYAGKDSLKGLEVIISHVKRVSARLDPRLTILDEIREQALLKGLEGIIFSMAVHGFTFHL, via the coding sequence ATGTACAGCTTTGAACTTACAATCCTTGGAGCTTCTGGAGGTCCCGAAGGCGGAGTAACACAGTGCTTCATGGTACGACCAAGTGGAACTAGAGGTGTGGAATCTATCTGCGTCGATGGCGGTGCTGGCGCGGGTCAAATAACTCGTATGATAGCGCGATATGGACCGTACGCTAATCCGGATATGGTGGAAAGTTTTTATGCCAACGACGTTGAACCAGCGGCCAAGTTCTTTGATGCATATAGTAATATGGAGTTTGGACTACCGAGTCACATCACAACATATCTAGAAAATAAAGAGGGTTTATGCAATACCCGAATGAAGGCAATAGAAATATATAATGGAATCAAAGAATATTATGTTACACATGCCCATTTGGATCACATTTCGGAGATGGTTTTGAATTCACCATTAGCATATGAAGACAACCCTTCACttgcatcaaaaaaaatatgggGATTGGACTTTACAGTGGAAGCACTTAAAAAGCATCTATTCAACGATCTTGTGTGGCCTGATTTGGTAAGCGACAACGAGAGATTCCAGTTAGGCACTTTGAAGGATCTGAAAAGTCATCGATGTTCAGTTTTCCCACAGTGGGACATAATACCGCTGCAAGTCAATCATGGTCACGGCGCAGTTCTGACGATGAAGCGTGTCTACAGCACCGTCTATCTGTTTCGCGATAGGGAAACCAAAAATTGTCTGCTTGTGTGCGGCGATATAGAAGCAGATTTTTCGCTTGGAGCTGAGAAAAGTCTGTTTTGCAGACTCTTGAAGTACATTGCTGGTCATGTGGACCAGGGCAAACTCAGAGGAATAGTTATCGAGTGCTCTAGCTCTATGTCAACAGATGAAAGTCAACTCTATGGGCACCTTTCGCCTGTACATCTGGTTGATGCTTTAGTGCGTCTTCAGAATATGTATGCTGGCAAGGATTCACTGAAGGGACTTGAAGTGATAATATCGCATGTGAAAAGAGTCAGCGCCAGGCTAGACCCAAGATTGACGATTTTAGATGAGATAAGAGAGCAAGCGCTACTCAAAGGTCTCGAGGGTatcatattttcaatggcCGTTCACGGTTTCACTTTCCATCTTTAA